The genomic stretch ccttgcattattattattttcggctgccatctccttctgttgttcgaaaatttctgaaaggttacctttagaataatttaatttagcttctcttaatttcctcttcagagtcctttcaggttctggatcaatttcaacaagagtgcctttttccttgttcctgctcatatgaaagagaagaaaacaagaaaagaaagaggaatcctctatgtcacaatatagagattcctttatgttagtagaagaagaaaggggtgaagaatgtagaagaggggattcggataattagatggagagaggtgaagagaagtgttagtaattaaatgattaaatagaagaagaaaagagaagggatatttcgaaaaaaaaaattttgaaaaaggggttagtaattttcgaaaattaaagataaaatataattgaaattaaaatttaaaacaattaattaattaaaaagaatttttttaaaaaaaaagagaggtattttcgaaaattgaagagggaaaagtagttaggtagttttgaaaaagataagaaacaaacaaaaagttagttagttgattgaaaaagatttgaaatcaaaattgaaaaagataagaagataagaagttagataagatattttgaaatcaatttttgaaaaaaagataaaatttttgaaaaagataagataaaagataaaaagatctaatttttaaaatgacttgactaacaagaaactacaagataagattctagaacttaaagattgaacattttcttaacaagaaagtaacaaacttcaaatttttgaaccaatcacattaattgttagctaattttcgaaaatttgatataaagataagaaaaatattttgaaaataattcgaaaaatatttttgaaattttcgaaaataataaaaaaatgaaaaagatatgatttttgaaaaagattttaaaaagataagatttttaaaattgaaattttgacttgatttgtaagaaacaactaattttgaaaacttttgaccaagtcaacccaaaatttcgaaaatttggagggaaataaggaaaagataatttttgttgatttttgaatttttaattatgagagagaaaaacaacaaaaatactcaatgcatgaaattttttagatcaaaacaatgaatgcatgcaagaatgctatgaatgtcaagatgaacaccaagaacactttgaagatcatgatgaacatcaagaacataattttgaaaaatttttgatgcaaagaaaatatgcaagacaccaaacttagaaatctttaatgcattgaaaatatgaatgcaaagatgcacatgaaaaacaacaaacaacacaaaacaagaaattatcaagatcaaacaagaagacttgtcaagaacaacttgaagatcatgaagaacactatgaatgcatggaattttcgaaaaagtgcaagaaaaatttttaaagcatgcaattgacaccaaacttaaaaattgactcaagactcaaacaagaaacacaaaatattttttattttcataattttctaattttttggatttttattaatttttttcgaaaataaagtttagaaaaacgaaaaataaaagaaaaattttgaaaaagatttttgaaaagaaaattacctaatctgagcaacaagatgaaccgtcagttgtccatactcgaacaatccccggcaacggcgccaaaaacttggtgtacgaaattgtgatccatgctctttgtacttgtataaaatttaataattggctctatttgaattcacaactccgttcaactaaccagcaagtgtactgggtcgtccaagtaataaaccttacgtgagtaagggtcgatcccacagagattgttggtatgaagcaagctatggtcaccttgtaaatctcagttaggcagattaaataggtttatggtttcgaaaattaataataaaaagaaaataaaagagatagaaatactcatgtaaatcaatagtgggagtttcagataagtgcatggaggtgctgtgctcctcttgaatctctactttcttattgctttcatccagttcttcttactcctttccatggcaagctgtatgtagggcatcaccatcatcaatggctactttcaatcctctcgggaaaatggtcctatgcactgtcactgcacggctaatcgtctggaggcatcacccttggttgatagctacatcccatcctctcagtgaaaatggtccaaatgctctgtcacagcacggctaatcatctgtcggttctcaatcaggttggaatagaatctattgattcttttgcgtctgtcactaacgcccagccttcaggagtttgaagctcgtcacagtcattcaataccggaatcctactcggaataccacagacaaggttagactttccggattcccaggatcctactcggaataccacaaacaaggttagactttccggatcctcatgaatgccgccatctatctagcttataccacgaagattctgttggggaatctaagagatatgcgtccggcctaaggtagaacggaagtggttgtcaatcacgcgcgttcataggtgagaatgatgatgagtgtcacggatcatcacattcatcaaagtgttgtgcaacgtatatcttggaataagaataaaagagaattgaataaaaagtaatagtaattgtattgaaacttgaggtacaacagagctccacacccttaatctatggtgtgcagaaactccaccgttgaaaatacataagtgaaaggttcaggcatggccgaatggccagcccccatgtggtcacaagaccgagtGATCCAAGACTAACAGTCAAAAGAAAgacttctaatacaatagttaaatgttctatttataataaactagctcctagggtttacatgagtaagtaattgatgcataaatccacttccagggcccacttggtgtatgcttgggctgagcttgatcaatccacgagctgaggcttttcttggagttgaactccaagttatgacgtgttttgggcgttcaactccggatcatgacgtttttctggcgtttaactccagacagcagcatgtacttggcgttcaacgccatgttacgtcgtcaattaccgaataaagtatggactattatatatttctggaaagctctggatgtctactttctaacgccgttgagagcgcgccatttggggttctgtagctccagaaaatccattttgagagcaggaaggtcagattccaacaacatcagcagtccttttgtcagcctttttcagagttttgctcaagtccctcaatttcagccagaaattacctgaaatcacagaaaaacacacaaactcatagtaaagtccagaaatatgaatttaacataaaaactaatgaaaacatccctaaaagtagcttaaacttacaaaaaacttcctaaaaaaaatgccaaaaagcgtataaattatccgctcatcactaacgttgtcgaccacTCTTGCTtcttacgttagctcccacgttaaccaagttaacgtggaagttaacgtggtacattgcatcttaggccaacgttagtgacaatgttgaatgtcactaacgttggctttcTTCCTCCTTTTAACGTttgaggccacgttaactaagttaacgtggactctaacgtggccacttatgatcattggccaacgttagtgataatgttaagtgtcactaacgttggctcaaagtctcttcttcacgttagagttcacgttaacttagttaacgtgactcttaacgtgggcaatgatggcttcgagagcattattggcaatcacttttctcattaactttgcaagttacctcccattccacgttagtggccacgttaattagattaacgtgactgctaagtggttcttccttgcttcctttggtcctaaaattaagcaatagagtgcaccaaagttctagtccaagtaatgggtaatgcaacatacaatttgtcactaaattcatgcaaaatcctcatgaactcatgtaaaatgcacaatgtatgcttgaatcaaggtgtaagtgaatatctacccaaaactagctaatttcctaaggaaatgcatgaaaataccctaaaaacagtaaagaaaaggtcagtgaaactggccaagatgccctggcatcacaacaccaatcttaatgcttgcttgtccctaagcaagtactggaacaagagaatgatgaatggtatgccaagagaaatgagtcattcttgtggaagtcatgtcattgattttatggtggtttcatgcatagcaacttaggttcattccattactggctttcagacctttatcatgtCCTAAAACACTGGCTTTGCTTACATCTCATGAGacttttattgatccttttattgtcatttcagggcttatttgtgttcttcaagctaagtgctctgtaagggggcaactctttaagataagctttcagccaacactcccgaaccagttggttcaaggtgctaggtgttgagacacccctaagaacttactccctcaagtctctcccccattaatacacaccacaggcatctggttcatttattttccttcttgagaccttggtgtccagcacctctttgggttactaaatgctctgtagtgagggttacttttgatagtggactttcagctgataatcccgagttagttaacccaagttaccatgtgataaggcacccctaagagcttattcatccaagtaaatccctcacacaggaacaccacagacacatgcctcaagattaaaaccattggtgcctagccttattgcttactctttttctttgattcttccactttcatttttcttttcccctttttcttattaggatcttgttatTTACTTAATCTCATGGGTATATTAAAAGCAAAGTACTCAGGACAGATAGTTGTCTTCCCACCTTATGgctgaaccaacttagctaacttatgatcACACCAAAGATTCAGAAAATTACTCCATATTATGAACTCCACTCTGGTCTTTTGAAACATAAACATTCTCttttcatttgattttaaaGACAAGCATACAATAAGTAAAGTCATGATGCAGTGACACTTAAACCAGAAATCATAGACCTAAacaataaaacttaaaatgcagaattgaaaaggttcaaactaacatggaagcatgttctatttcatacaagATCTTCCTTATTTCAAAATGGAAAAAAGAGAGACCAAAGAAGGAgctccaccaccttttactcATGTGGTTGCCCATGCTCTCCTTCTTGCTTGTCCTCTTGGTGTTTTTCTTAAGTGCTTGTGCTCCAACTTCCTTTGCCTTTCCCAAGTAGTTTCTTCCAGAAGCCAGCatcttccatcttcttctttagtGTGTCCTTCTGCTGTTTCACCTTCCTTTTTTCTTGTTCAACAAACTCTTTTTGGACCTCATCATATGTGGGAATGGCATAATGTAGATGATGCATATTGTTGGACATATAGTTCAACCTGGCCTGAGTGTTTACGTTGAACTCCTCCCTTTGTAATTGCCTTCCTTCATTCAGCACGTTAAACTCATTGAATGATTTCATTTGAGCTAGTTGCCGCTGGTTAAGTTCTTGAAGGCGTTTATCTTGATGCTCTTGCCTCTCAGTAACTTGGTGGATGGCTTGAGTCAGTTGGGAGTATTGCTCCTGTTGCTGCTCCATGTGTTGTTTCTGCCACTCTTCTTGTTGTTTCATCCATTTGGACTGAATGTGAAGTATTTGCTCTTGTCCCTCCATATGTCTCATTCCCAAATCTTCAATGGCCCTTAGAAGGTGAGTCATATTTAAGTTGGCTGGGTCATGATGCTCTTCTTGTTGATATtcttcttggtgatattcctcTTGATGAGTTCTTCCTTGGCTTTTTGCTTTCCTATATGTGGCCTTCTTAATTGCTGAGCAGGTGTGGTATAGGCTAATCGCTCGAGGGTAATTGGCCTCCCTGGGTTCACCCAGTCTGGATTACTGTCCTCAAATACTACCTTGGCCTTGTTGCACAACCTGAGAATGGTGCTAGGGTACCAGAGCCTGGCACCTGAATCAGCCTTCTCAGCTGAATCTTGAATCCCTTCAGTGATGAGTTCATGCACATTGATCTCCCCACCCTGTACTAAGCAATGCACCATGGTAGCTCGATTGATGTTTACCTCTGAATTATTTGCAGCTGGTAGAATGGACCTTCTTACGAGTTCAAACCACCCCTTGGCTTCAGGGCtaaggtctcccctcttgatgAACTTGGGTCTTCCATCTGCGTACCTCTCCCAATCAGCTGCTATAACACAGATGTCTGTCACTATCTCTGTGAGTTCATCATTGTCAGGGCTTTTACTTATCCTTTCCTGATAGCTGGCCTCATCAAAATGAGGTGATTTTAGGTGAAGAGCTCTTGTTATGGCATTTGGGCTGAAGTCCACTTCCTTTCCTCTCACGTAGCTTTTGAAGGTTAGGGCCTTGGTCTTGTCTTCTCTCACTACATTTGCATAGAATTTTTTGATGAGGTTTCCATTAATCTTCCACTCTGGACTTGTGAGCAATTGCCACCCTCTCTCTTCGATTTTCTCCCGAATCTGTGGTGATTCATTTGCATTGATTTGGAAGATTAATTCTGGCAATATCTTTCTGGCCCTTATCCGCTCAAATTCACGTTCATGAAAGGTAGTTTTGAATCTCTTCTCATCGAATGGAACACTCTCTATTGGTTCCTTCCTCTTTTGCCTCTTTgagcttgatgatgccatgaatTTGAGTTGCTATTTTGAGGTGATTTGAGGATACGGATAGGTGAAGAATGGGTTGGCTTAGGACAATTTGTGATGAAGGGGTTTAGTACGCCAAAAGTATGGAGTGTGGAGAGTGGATATTTGAATGTGAGAAGTACGGTTGCACTAAGGTTCCCTCATATAGGGAGGTCATGAGGGAACGAAAGGTGTGGATTGCAAGAATGGTTGCTTGATGGACGGTTGAGGTTGTGCAGGAGGGAAGGACAAGGATCATCACTTAATGAGATTGAATGGTTCGGTCTTCAAGGGTCTCCTTTCttcaatgttgcatggcaacgtTTCCCCATGCGTTCCTTCTTGAGACAAGTGTGTAGTTCTCTTCATGAATGGCCGAACCTCCCCCATTTAATTGTCCAATCAATCCCCATCAATGCTCCGTTTCTTTTCCCTataaacacaaaataagaacGGTGAGAATAATATCAAACCAAAAAAAACAATTGAAACTTTACGgctagaataaaaaaaatgagaaaagatTAGATTGTTTATTTATGAAttccaactaactaactaactattgGTGGGtccttatatgcattttggtgGCACCATggggtgacaccaaacttagtttggagCACTGTGATGAAAAGTTTTTGTTCAAAGCTCCCAAGACTAGCATGCATCTTGGTTTCCAAATAGGTTGGGTGTGCTTCAGTGCTTACTTCCTCTTTTAGCATCTCATCATGATCTTTGCTTGGTTCCTTGTGCTCTTGGTCTGCTTCTTGTGAGAGTTTGAAGACATTAAAGCTGAGCCGTTCATCATGGATCCTCAATATTAGTTCCCCTTTTTCCACATCGATGAGTGCTCTGGCTGtagctaggaatggtcttcccaaTATGATTGGGTGAGTGTGACTCTCTTCCATGTCCAGGATGACAAAGTCTGTTGGGAGAAAGTATTTCCCAACCTTTAGTAACACATTTTCCACTACTCCTATTGCTTGCTTTTGAGTCTTGTCAGCCAGTCTGAAGACCACATCTGTGGGCATTATCTCATTGATCTGCAGCCTCTTTACCAAGGATAATGGCAgtaagttgatgcttgccccCAAGTCACAGAGTGCTTTATCGAAcattgtttctcctatggcacaggggatgtgaaaactccctgggtcttttCTTTTTGCAGGCTACTCAGGTTGGATAAGggcactacattccttgttTAACACTATAGTTTGGCCTCCTTTGAGTGAGCTTTTTCTGGGAAGAAGTTCCTTCATATACTTGATGAATGCAGGCAtttgttgcatggctttgatgAATGGTATGTTCACGTGCAGAGATGCAAACAAGTCTAGGAACcttgagtatattctcttccccACAGCACCATTGAGCAATTGGGGAAATGGTGCATAGAGCTTCAGCAACTCTTGTTGTGAGATTtctggttcttggtgatctctATCCTCCTCCTCTGTTGAGTTGTCTTTAGGCTGTTGGGAGAGTTTGCTTTGCTTGTCTTCATCCTTTTGATCACTTGTAGTGACCATTTTGCAAtcttcccatcttactttctttgCTTCTCCTCTTGGGTTTTTCTCCGTGTCACTTGGGAAGCCATCAGTAGGTTTGGGAATCTTCTCAGCTAAGCATCCAACTTGGAATTCCAGCTTCTTGATGGTCTCTCCTTGGTTCTTAATGTTGGCTTGCACCTCCTCTTTGAACACTTTgtcttcttgaatctcttggCATATTCCTTCAAGTAAGGTTTCAAGCTTAGAGAACCTGTCATCAATTGATGGTAGATTGGGATTAGAGGTGGAAGGATGAGAGGTGTTGTTTTGGTTTTGATATGGGTGTGGAGAAGTGTTGTTGCGGGGGTGTTGATATGTCCTCTGTGTTAATTATTGATGAgctgcattgttgttggagttgtaaCGTCTCTGGTCTTGGCTTTGATCTTGCTGATTctcccacccaaagtttgggtggttcctccatccagagttgtatgtcttggagtatggatcatggttctgtctaggtgaattcccaatgtagttggcttgctcaaggtcctcttcttcaactccttcttgggttgttgatgaggtggtgattgctgccacttggttcctctccatcttcttggtgaggttagctagctgcttggtaatgagcttgttctgagccagcAAAGCATCTACATTGTTTATCTCCATCACTCCCTTAGTGTTCCCTCTTtcggaagcatagaagtagtcattttcagctacagtttcaatgacatctatggcttcttcaatggtcttcttcttgttcaaggaTCCTCCAGAGGAATGATCTActgccttctttgattcatatgacatgccttcatagaagatgtgcaaCTGCACCCATTCATTAAACATATTTGGTGGACACCTCCTTGTTAGGTCTTTGaaccttttccaagcttcataaagtgtctcccCATCTTGCTGTCTGAACATCTGCACTTCAGTTCTtagcctattgatcctttgaggggggtaaaaccttgccaaaaacttattcactacctcctcccaatttgtcaggctttcttttgggaaggattcaagccatttgaatgccttgtccctgagtgaaaaagggaacaagagcagcctatagacatcctggtggactccattggacttcactgtgtcacaaatcctcaagaaggtggtcaagtgttgattcgaaattgttggcatgtatggtagGCTTctgaatgctactcccacagttgCCTGGGTTGGGATTGATGTAAGAGCTTAACACTCTTCGATCCTCCCCAACATGATTTGCTTTACCTCCTCCCCCATGGTTATTAGCCTCTTCTTCATGTTGGTTTTCTATGTTGCCTTCCATGTTTAGTTCAAAgtgttcctcctcctcttcagcTCCGATTGCATGTtttcctcttgcttccctccttaatctaaggaggGTCCTCTTTGGTTCAAAATCgaaggaagttgaagccccgcttcttctccctgtcatacaaccaacaagTACAAGCAAGGAAAAATGTGCAGAAAGTATTGCTGTCAGAATTAGTTTTAGTTGTGAGTGATGcaatatatcaaacagttagtgggttagcaaACTAAATTGCAAATAACAAAGAAACGAAAAAGTAGAAGGGGAAGGAAAGAAGTTAACTaagacagaaagtaaattactcAATCAGAAAGTTAattcaacaaaacaaaaatgctcaatctagtgatcttccaatctaatcattgttgatgcacaatcaatccccggcaacggcgccataaacttgatgcaggtggaaattgtctctcaacaaatttccttcggcaagtgtaccgaatttgtcgtcaagtaaaagctcacaatagagtgaggtcgaatcccacagggattgattgatcaagcaactttaattagaagaatgttctagttgagctaattcagaatttgggttgagagttgcaaaaaataaattggtagtaatgtaaatgacatgaaaagtaaatgctagaattaaagagctggaagtaaatgactgaaattaaattgcagaattgtaaatgggaatggggtgtttgctcatgaaaataaacgcagaaattaaagagaatgggtgagatcagaatttgggagttcattgggcacaggagatgttgcaattctctggatcaagttcattttcatctcttcctcaatcaatgcactcattgatctccttggcaatcttaattgattgaattacaatttcttgcaattcaatctctcaaatcttgatcaatagccaattccttggtcaattgctcatgagaagagatgaagtgtggtcactgattataccacatgcatttcccaaatcaagtattgagaggattatagtcacatatccatccaaacccaatttggtccagcatgagaaagcatttctagcttgatctcttcattcctctttcaaggttcagaagagatccaagtttgaatagtttcttttccaagataactacccaatgggatgaagatcaaaagctttcaagtaaaatcaagagaaaagatagaagaagaataaagaaaactagtattgatccatcaaattacaacagagctccctaacccaatgaaatgggtttagttgttcatagctctagaaaatgaaaacaaagatggagaatacatcatggAACTAGAAGAACAGAGAAGGTaaaaatacagagagtagtgcttccTACTTTCCAGCTTCCAGAACTCCtaaataattcaaagctactcctatatatactactcttctcagcttctagttggttcttcaagtcttgggcctttggatcttgagtttgaagcagttcttttcttcatttgggcttggTTTCACTTGCAAAGAGAAAGTGCGAAGTGGGCAGAAactttagctcaggacgttagGGGTGTTAACATTTAGTGAAAGTTTGAGTTCgagaatgttagtgacacttaacattgtcactaacgttccaatgtaccCCTTTTGCTTCATGTTAGAGCCCaagttaactaggttaacgtggcttctaacgtggccttgccaaccttcgagaacgttagtgacattctacattgtcactaacgttccaacgtgcccctatgtctcatgttagagtccacgttaactaggttaacgtggcttctaacgtggctttgccaacctt from Arachis stenosperma cultivar V10309 chromosome 9, arast.V10309.gnm1.PFL2, whole genome shotgun sequence encodes the following:
- the LOC130949595 gene encoding uncharacterized protein LOC130949595, coding for MTHLLRAIEDLGMRHMEGQEQILHIQSKWMKQQEEWQKQHMEQQQEQYSQLTQAIHQVTERQEHQDKRLQELNQRQLAQMKSFNEFNVLNEGRQLQREEFNVNTQARLNYMSNNMHHLHYAIPTYDEVQKEFVEQEKRKVKQQKDTLKKKMEDAGFWKKLLGKGKGSWSTST